One Xylanibacillus composti genomic region harbors:
- the floA gene encoding flotillin-like protein FloA (flotillin-like protein involved in membrane lipid rafts), translating to MEPFVVYLLFGAIIIIVLSVFFSFVPVMLWISALFSGVRVGIVTLVAMRIRRVIPSRVVNPMIKATKAGLDLTTNQLESHYLAGGNVDRVVNALIAAQRADIDLVFERAAAIDLAGRDVLQAVQMSVNPKVIETPIVAAVAKDGIEVKVRARVTVRANIERLVGGAGEETIIARVGEGIVTTVGSANSHKEVLENPDMISRTVLEKGLDAGTAFEILSIDIADVDVGRNIGAQLQTDQAEADKQIAQAKAEERRAMAVAQEQEMSARVVEMRAKVVEAESQVPQAMAEALRSGKLGVMDYMNFKNIDADTQMRNSFGSQSGSDSQKDE from the coding sequence ATGGAACCATTTGTTGTTTATTTATTATTTGGTGCGATTATCATTATTGTTCTGTCGGTTTTCTTTAGCTTTGTCCCAGTAATGCTCTGGATCTCGGCTTTGTTCTCGGGAGTCAGAGTCGGCATTGTCACTTTGGTCGCAATGCGGATCAGACGCGTTATTCCAAGTCGTGTGGTCAATCCTATGATCAAAGCGACCAAAGCTGGCTTGGACTTAACGACCAATCAGTTGGAAAGTCACTATTTGGCGGGCGGCAATGTGGACCGTGTTGTCAACGCTCTTATCGCCGCTCAGCGCGCAGATATCGATCTTGTGTTTGAACGGGCTGCGGCAATCGACCTGGCAGGCCGCGACGTGCTGCAAGCCGTACAGATGAGTGTTAACCCGAAGGTTATTGAAACCCCGATCGTCGCCGCGGTTGCGAAGGACGGCATTGAAGTAAAGGTGCGTGCCCGTGTTACCGTTCGCGCCAATATCGAAAGACTGGTCGGCGGTGCAGGTGAAGAGACGATTATTGCCCGCGTAGGGGAAGGTATCGTCACAACCGTAGGTTCGGCGAACAGCCACAAAGAAGTACTGGAAAATCCCGATATGATATCACGCACTGTTCTGGAGAAAGGTTTGGACGCCGGTACGGCATTCGAAATCTTGTCCATTGATATTGCGGATGTTGATGTTGGCCGCAATATTGGTGCGCAGCTGCAAACAGACCAAGCAGAAGCCGATAAGCAAATTGCGCAAGCGAAAGCCGAGGAGCGCAGAGCGATGGCCGTTGCGCAGGAGCAGGAAATGTCAGCGCGCGTCGTAGAGATGAGGGCCAAGGTTGTCGAGGCCGAATCGCAGGTGCCGCAGGCTATGGCTGAGGCGTTGCGCAGCGGCAAGCTCGGCGTTATGGATTACATGAATTTCAAGAATATCGATGCGGATACACAGATGAGGAATTCCTTCGGCAGCCAATCCGGATCCGACTCGCAGAAGGATGAATAA